A window of Psychromonas sp. CNPT3 contains these coding sequences:
- a CDS encoding MAPEG family protein yields the protein MLDSYSVAFLGILTILLTVIVQSLVAAKSKASQPGAIPGKIDLSLSHSSFVFRAHRTFANSQENLTLMLGASFLAILTGADIFWTGVLIWSMAISRIIHMALYYAISTEQNPSPRSYFYLIALLSNFILLGLCAWTIV from the coding sequence ATGTTAGATTCTTATTCAGTCGCTTTTTTAGGTATATTGACGATCCTATTAACTGTCATAGTTCAAAGCCTCGTGGCTGCGAAATCCAAAGCATCACAACCGGGTGCGATACCCGGAAAAATAGACCTATCTTTAAGTCACTCTTCATTCGTTTTTCGCGCACATAGAACTTTTGCTAATTCACAAGAAAACCTGACGCTAATGCTAGGTGCTTCCTTTTTAGCTATTTTAACCGGAGCTGATATCTTTTGGACAGGCGTTCTAATTTGGAGCATGGCAATATCAAGAATAATACACATGGCTCTCTATTACGCTATCTCGACAGAACAAAACCCAAGCCCAAGAAGCTATTTTTACCTGATTGCTCTGCTCTCTAATTTCATACTTCTCGGCTTATGCGCTTGGACTATTGTCTAA